One window of the Lepeophtheirus salmonis chromosome 7, UVic_Lsal_1.4, whole genome shotgun sequence genome contains the following:
- the LOC121121658 gene encoding uncharacterized protein, whose translation MMKTIVTGFAFAICFLTSQVISQSPTAYELPTDAEAILAAPLSTSFTCDGQPYGYYADVDNNCQVFHVCLPIEDNLGQIIETAQYSFICGNTTVFDQNTLTCNYPENSIACLDSPSLYGAVEFGKIPPPSA comes from the exons atgatgaAGACCATTGTAACAGGATTTGCATTTGCAATTTGCTTTCTTACATCCCAAGTCATTTCACAATCACCGACGGCATATGAGCTTCCAACAGATGCAGAAGCTATTTTGGCGGCTCCTCTCTCAACTTCATTCACTTGCGATGGACAACCCTACGGATACTACGCTGACGTGGACAACAACTGCCAA GTATTCCATGTCTGTCTCCCTATTGAGGATAATTTAGGACAAATCATTGAGACGGCtcaatattctttcatttgTGGAAATACTACTGTATTTGATCAAAAT acCTTGACTTGCAATTATCCTGAGAATTCCATTGCTTGCCTTGATTCACCTTCTCTCTATGGAGCTGTTGAATTTGGAAAGATTCCTCCTCCAAGTGCTTAA
- the LOC121121659 gene encoding uncharacterized protein: protein MFKAVASTLAFAALFVATQVSSQSPSAYQLPADAELILDSPVSTSFSCDGQAYGYYADVDNNCQIFHICLPIEDDAGQIIETAQYSFVCGNTTMFDQQTLTCNHPEDAFPCNEAPSLYGAVEFGRIPENK, encoded by the exons ATGTTTAAGGCCGTCGCTTCAACCCTTGCTTTTGCTGCTCTCTTCGTTGCTACTCAAGTATCTTCTCAATCTCCTTCAGCTTATCAGCTCCCAGCTGATGCTGAACTCATTTTGGATAGCCCAGTATCCACCTCCTTCTCCTGTGACGGACAAGCTTATGGATACTACGCTGATGTTGACAACAATTgccaa ATCTTCCACATTTGCTTGCCCATTGAGGATGATGCTGGACAAATCATTGAGACTGCTCAATACTCCTTCGTCTGTGGAAACACAACCATGTTTGATCAACAA ACTTTGACCTGCAACCACCCCGAAGATGCTTTCCCCTGCAATGAAGCTCCTTCTCTCTACGGTGCCGTTGAATTCGGCAGGATCCCTGAGAATAAGTAA